One genomic segment of Equus przewalskii isolate Varuska chromosome 13, EquPr2, whole genome shotgun sequence includes these proteins:
- the TNFAIP8 gene encoding tumor necrosis factor alpha-induced protein 8 isoform X6 has product MVSKSIATTLIDDTSSEVLDELYRVTKEYTQNKKEAEKIIKNLIKTVIKLAILYRNNQFNQDELALMEKFKKKVHQLAMTVVSFHQVDYTFDRNVLSRLLNECREMLHQIIQRHLTAKSHGRVNNVFDHFSDCDFLAALYNPFGSFKPHLQKLCDGINKMLDEENI; this is encoded by the coding sequence ATGGTGTCCAAATCCATCGCTACCACCTTAATCGATGACACGAGCAGCGAGGTGCTTGATGAGCTCTACAGAGTGACCAAGGAGTATACCCAAAacaagaaggaggcagagaagatcATCAAAAACCTCATCAAAACAGTCATCAAGCTGGCCATTCTTTACAGGAATAATCAGTTTAATCAAGATGAGCTAGCACTGATggagaaatttaagaagaaagttCATCAACTTGCTATGACCGTGGTCAGTTTCCATCAGGTGGATTACACCTTTGACCGAAATGTGTTATCCAggctgttgaatgaatgcagaGAGATGCTCCACCAGATCATCCAGCGTCACCTCACCGCAAAGTCACATGGACGGGTTAATAATGTCTTTGATCATTTTTCAGATTGTGATTTTTTGGCGGCCTTGTATAATCCATTTGGAAGTTTTAAACCCCACTTACAAAAACTTTGTGATGGTATCAACAAAATGTTGGATGAAGAGAACATATGA
- the TNFAIP8 gene encoding tumor necrosis factor alpha-induced protein 8 isoform X4, which yields MLKLVATDVFNSKNLAVQAQKKILGKMVSKSIATTLIDDTSSEVLDELYRVTKEYTQNKKEAEKIIKNLIKTVIKLAILYRNNQFNQDELALMEKFKKKVHQLAMTVVSFHQVDYTFDRNVLSRLLNECREMLHQIIQRHLTAKSHGRVNNVFDHFSDCDFLAALYNPFGSFKPHLQKLCDGINKMLDEENI from the coding sequence TGGCCACAGATGTCTTTAATTCCAAAAACCTGGCCGTTCAGGCACAAAAGAAGATCTTGGGCAAAATGGTGTCCAAATCCATCGCTACCACCTTAATCGATGACACGAGCAGCGAGGTGCTTGATGAGCTCTACAGAGTGACCAAGGAGTATACCCAAAacaagaaggaggcagagaagatcATCAAAAACCTCATCAAAACAGTCATCAAGCTGGCCATTCTTTACAGGAATAATCAGTTTAATCAAGATGAGCTAGCACTGATggagaaatttaagaagaaagttCATCAACTTGCTATGACCGTGGTCAGTTTCCATCAGGTGGATTACACCTTTGACCGAAATGTGTTATCCAggctgttgaatgaatgcagaGAGATGCTCCACCAGATCATCCAGCGTCACCTCACCGCAAAGTCACATGGACGGGTTAATAATGTCTTTGATCATTTTTCAGATTGTGATTTTTTGGCGGCCTTGTATAATCCATTTGGAAGTTTTAAACCCCACTTACAAAAACTTTGTGATGGTATCAACAAAATGTTGGATGAAGAGAACATATGA
- the TNFAIP8 gene encoding tumor necrosis factor alpha-induced protein 8 isoform X5 yields MATDVFNSKNLAVQAQKKILGKMVSKSIATTLIDDTSSEVLDELYRVTKEYTQNKKEAEKIIKNLIKTVIKLAILYRNNQFNQDELALMEKFKKKVHQLAMTVVSFHQVDYTFDRNVLSRLLNECREMLHQIIQRHLTAKSHGRVNNVFDHFSDCDFLAALYNPFGSFKPHLQKLCDGINKMLDEENI; encoded by the coding sequence TGGCCACAGATGTCTTTAATTCCAAAAACCTGGCCGTTCAGGCACAAAAGAAGATCTTGGGCAAAATGGTGTCCAAATCCATCGCTACCACCTTAATCGATGACACGAGCAGCGAGGTGCTTGATGAGCTCTACAGAGTGACCAAGGAGTATACCCAAAacaagaaggaggcagagaagatcATCAAAAACCTCATCAAAACAGTCATCAAGCTGGCCATTCTTTACAGGAATAATCAGTTTAATCAAGATGAGCTAGCACTGATggagaaatttaagaagaaagttCATCAACTTGCTATGACCGTGGTCAGTTTCCATCAGGTGGATTACACCTTTGACCGAAATGTGTTATCCAggctgttgaatgaatgcagaGAGATGCTCCACCAGATCATCCAGCGTCACCTCACCGCAAAGTCACATGGACGGGTTAATAATGTCTTTGATCATTTTTCAGATTGTGATTTTTTGGCGGCCTTGTATAATCCATTTGGAAGTTTTAAACCCCACTTACAAAAACTTTGTGATGGTATCAACAAAATGTTGGATGAAGAGAACATATGA